One segment of Channa argus isolate prfri chromosome 17, Channa argus male v1.0, whole genome shotgun sequence DNA contains the following:
- the lpgat1 gene encoding acyl-CoA:lysophosphatidylglycerol acyltransferase 1 isoform X3 — protein sequence MLINWTVGIRMAQLLDGAGKLGWVLLKSVLRFVFMFLNNCVAIPSYCLYLLLLQPLRLWDSSTFWHIEGIMFKWLLAMVASWGWVAGYTVTEWGDDVRHISEEEAMVIVNHQSTGDVCTLMMCLQDKGTVVRKMMWLMDHVFKYTNFGLVSLIHGDFFIRQGKAHRDKQLVYLKDHLDKCYYSRDRKWIVLFPEGGFLRKRRETSQLFAKKNSLPHLTHVTLPRLGATHLILKTLSTPLENGSVGSETGTANQTGNKRKGLQWVIDVTIAYPKARPMDIQTWIFGYRPPTVTHVHYRSVFPISAVANL from the exons ATGCTGATTAATTGG ACGGTGGGAATCAGGATGGCACAGCTTTTGGACGGGGCCGGCAAACTGGGCTGGGTTCTGCTCAAGTCTGTGCTTcgttttgtgtttatgtttctcaACAACTGTGTTGCCATCCCATCCTACTGCTTATACCTGCTGCTTCTCCAGCCACTGAGACTATGGGATAGCTCTACTTTTTGGCACATTGAAGGAATCATGTTCAAATGGCTGCTGGCCATGGTAGCTTCATGGGGCTGGGTTGCAGGTTACACAG TAACAGAATGGGGTGACGATGTACGGCACATCTCTGAAGAGGAAGCCATGGTCATTGTCAACCACCAATCCACGGGAGATGTGTGCACCCTCATGATGTGCCTGCAAGACAAGGGCACG GTGGTACGAAAAATGATGTGGTTAATGGACCATGTGTTCAAATACACCAACTTTGGCCTAGTGTCCCTGATTCACGGGGATTTTTTCATCAGACAG GGTAAAGCTCATCGAGACAAACAGCTGGTCTACCTGAAAGATCACCTAGACAAATGCTACTACAGCCGTGACAGGAAGTGGATAGTGCTGTTCCCTGAGGGTGGCTTCCTGCGCAAGCGGCGGGAAACAAGCCAGTTGTTTGCCAAGAAGAATTCTCTCCCTCACCTGACCCATGTCACATTGCCTCGACTTGGGGCCACCCACCTTATCCTTAAAACCCTGTCCACCCCCCTGGAGAATGGCAGCGTGGGCAGCGAGACTGGCACCGCTAACCAGACAG GTAACAAGCGTAAAGGCTTGCAGTGGGTAATAGATGTGACCATAGCATACCCTAAAGCAAGACCCATGGACATTCAGACCTGGATCTTTGGCTACAGGCCGCCTACAGTCACACACGTTCATTATag GTCGGTTTTCCCAATCTCGGCTGTTGCTAACCTCTGA
- the lpgat1 gene encoding acyl-CoA:lysophosphatidylglycerol acyltransferase 1 isoform X1, with amino-acid sequence MLINWTVGIRMAQLLDGAGKLGWVLLKSVLRFVFMFLNNCVAIPSYCLYLLLLQPLRLWDSSTFWHIEGIMFKWLLAMVASWGWVAGYTVTEWGDDVRHISEEEAMVIVNHQSTGDVCTLMMCLQDKGTVVRKMMWLMDHVFKYTNFGLVSLIHGDFFIRQGKAHRDKQLVYLKDHLDKCYYSRDRKWIVLFPEGGFLRKRRETSQLFAKKNSLPHLTHVTLPRLGATHLILKTLSTPLENGSVGSETGTANQTGNKRKGLQWVIDVTIAYPKARPMDIQTWIFGYRPPTVTHVHYRMYPIKEVPLEMEPLTDWLYQRFVEKEDLLTHFYDTGSFPPPEGQKEAVSRQMTLDPVWLCVIQSFAFASGYLWYNILQYLYCCLF; translated from the exons ATGCTGATTAATTGG ACGGTGGGAATCAGGATGGCACAGCTTTTGGACGGGGCCGGCAAACTGGGCTGGGTTCTGCTCAAGTCTGTGCTTcgttttgtgtttatgtttctcaACAACTGTGTTGCCATCCCATCCTACTGCTTATACCTGCTGCTTCTCCAGCCACTGAGACTATGGGATAGCTCTACTTTTTGGCACATTGAAGGAATCATGTTCAAATGGCTGCTGGCCATGGTAGCTTCATGGGGCTGGGTTGCAGGTTACACAG TAACAGAATGGGGTGACGATGTACGGCACATCTCTGAAGAGGAAGCCATGGTCATTGTCAACCACCAATCCACGGGAGATGTGTGCACCCTCATGATGTGCCTGCAAGACAAGGGCACG GTGGTACGAAAAATGATGTGGTTAATGGACCATGTGTTCAAATACACCAACTTTGGCCTAGTGTCCCTGATTCACGGGGATTTTTTCATCAGACAG GGTAAAGCTCATCGAGACAAACAGCTGGTCTACCTGAAAGATCACCTAGACAAATGCTACTACAGCCGTGACAGGAAGTGGATAGTGCTGTTCCCTGAGGGTGGCTTCCTGCGCAAGCGGCGGGAAACAAGCCAGTTGTTTGCCAAGAAGAATTCTCTCCCTCACCTGACCCATGTCACATTGCCTCGACTTGGGGCCACCCACCTTATCCTTAAAACCCTGTCCACCCCCCTGGAGAATGGCAGCGTGGGCAGCGAGACTGGCACCGCTAACCAGACAG GTAACAAGCGTAAAGGCTTGCAGTGGGTAATAGATGTGACCATAGCATACCCTAAAGCAAGACCCATGGACATTCAGACCTGGATCTTTGGCTACAGGCCGCCTACAGTCACACACGTTCATTATag gATGTACCCAATAAAGGAGGTTCCTCTGGAGATGGAGCCCCTGACTGACTGGCTTTATCAGAGGTTTGTGGAGAAGGAAGATTTGCTGACCCACTTCTATGACACAG GATCATTCCCACCTCCAGAAGGACAGAAGGAGGCAGTTTCCCGACAGATGACCCTCGAccctgtgtggctgtgtgtcaTTCAGTCGTTTGCTTTCGCCTCCGGCTACCTGTGGTACAACATTCTCCAGTACCTctactgctgtttattttga
- the lpgat1 gene encoding acyl-CoA:lysophosphatidylglycerol acyltransferase 1 isoform X2 — protein MAQLLDGAGKLGWVLLKSVLRFVFMFLNNCVAIPSYCLYLLLLQPLRLWDSSTFWHIEGIMFKWLLAMVASWGWVAGYTVTEWGDDVRHISEEEAMVIVNHQSTGDVCTLMMCLQDKGTVVRKMMWLMDHVFKYTNFGLVSLIHGDFFIRQGKAHRDKQLVYLKDHLDKCYYSRDRKWIVLFPEGGFLRKRRETSQLFAKKNSLPHLTHVTLPRLGATHLILKTLSTPLENGSVGSETGTANQTGNKRKGLQWVIDVTIAYPKARPMDIQTWIFGYRPPTVTHVHYRMYPIKEVPLEMEPLTDWLYQRFVEKEDLLTHFYDTGSFPPPEGQKEAVSRQMTLDPVWLCVIQSFAFASGYLWYNILQYLYCCLF, from the exons ATGGCACAGCTTTTGGACGGGGCCGGCAAACTGGGCTGGGTTCTGCTCAAGTCTGTGCTTcgttttgtgtttatgtttctcaACAACTGTGTTGCCATCCCATCCTACTGCTTATACCTGCTGCTTCTCCAGCCACTGAGACTATGGGATAGCTCTACTTTTTGGCACATTGAAGGAATCATGTTCAAATGGCTGCTGGCCATGGTAGCTTCATGGGGCTGGGTTGCAGGTTACACAG TAACAGAATGGGGTGACGATGTACGGCACATCTCTGAAGAGGAAGCCATGGTCATTGTCAACCACCAATCCACGGGAGATGTGTGCACCCTCATGATGTGCCTGCAAGACAAGGGCACG GTGGTACGAAAAATGATGTGGTTAATGGACCATGTGTTCAAATACACCAACTTTGGCCTAGTGTCCCTGATTCACGGGGATTTTTTCATCAGACAG GGTAAAGCTCATCGAGACAAACAGCTGGTCTACCTGAAAGATCACCTAGACAAATGCTACTACAGCCGTGACAGGAAGTGGATAGTGCTGTTCCCTGAGGGTGGCTTCCTGCGCAAGCGGCGGGAAACAAGCCAGTTGTTTGCCAAGAAGAATTCTCTCCCTCACCTGACCCATGTCACATTGCCTCGACTTGGGGCCACCCACCTTATCCTTAAAACCCTGTCCACCCCCCTGGAGAATGGCAGCGTGGGCAGCGAGACTGGCACCGCTAACCAGACAG GTAACAAGCGTAAAGGCTTGCAGTGGGTAATAGATGTGACCATAGCATACCCTAAAGCAAGACCCATGGACATTCAGACCTGGATCTTTGGCTACAGGCCGCCTACAGTCACACACGTTCATTATag gATGTACCCAATAAAGGAGGTTCCTCTGGAGATGGAGCCCCTGACTGACTGGCTTTATCAGAGGTTTGTGGAGAAGGAAGATTTGCTGACCCACTTCTATGACACAG GATCATTCCCACCTCCAGAAGGACAGAAGGAGGCAGTTTCCCGACAGATGACCCTCGAccctgtgtggctgtgtgtcaTTCAGTCGTTTGCTTTCGCCTCCGGCTACCTGTGGTACAACATTCTCCAGTACCTctactgctgtttattttga